A region of the Numenius arquata chromosome 2, bNumArq3.hap1.1, whole genome shotgun sequence genome:
GCTGGCACAGTGGGGAAAAGTTGAAGTGGCAACTCTTTAACTGCCAAACTGATGGCTTTGTGGGAGAGTAAAGTGCTTTCTCTCCTGTCGTCAGGGTGATCCCCTCCCCAAACCTGACTCACCCGTACTACAATGCCTTCATGTTTTAGCCCTTGCTGCTGATGAGGGATTCCGGTGTAAGGAAGGGGTGGTGTAGTTGTAAATATGTATACAGTCTCTGAAAACAGCATGCCTGGGGAAGGAAAGAACACAGCTAGATTGTCTTAACGCCACGTGGAAAAGCTGGCAGATGGAAGAAAGTATCACGTAAGCTgagaaaaacaacaataacaatggTTTCAAAATAGAGAGGAGAACACACAGCCTTGCAGCGCTTCATCACAAAGGCATCTTTCAGAGGCAGGCTGTGCTTCCAGCCCCCTTTTATCTTGTCTCCACTTGCAAGTTTGAAAGAAATGAGTGGTGGTGCCTCAGCTCCCAGGATGGTGGGCTGACAAtatgatgaatatgttgaaaaataaaCAGGGTGTGTCATCATCTCACAAGGCCCCACAAAGGGAATCCACATCTTGAAGCATTCAGATTTGAACAATGCAGCAGAAAATATACCTTTGGGAATACCCTCGCTATTGACCAAGGGAATGAGGAGAATAGACCGGGCATGACTTAATAGGGCTCCAGTTTCCATTACATCAAGCTGCACGACCTTTAACTTGAAGGTGAAGGCAGTGGCTTTTAAGGGCAGGTAAGATCATTATCTGTGGGAAAGGGTTTAGGTCTTACCTGATGCTGCCTCAAGCAGAAGGGGAGAGGCTAAATGGTGTCTCACTGCACCTTGCAACTCTGTTTTCCACATGGGAAACCTGCAACATCACTGATGTGCATGACTCTTACTTGCTGTGCCCATGAGTAACTTTTGCATTAGTAGGATTTGCCCCTAGAACCTGCAGACAGGCAGATGCACCTGTAGCtcatcttcttccttctctttcagctGGTTACGGCATCCTTGTACTTCATCTACTCTGCTCTGGAGGAAGAGATTGAACGTAACAAGAACAACCCAGTTTATGCCCCTGTGTATTTTCCGGCGGAGCTGCACCGGAAAGCTGCCCTGGAGGAAGACTTGGAGTACTTCTACGGCAGCAACTGGAGGGAAGAGATCCCATGTCCTGAGGCTACTAAGAAATACGTTGAGAGGCTCCACTACGTAGGCAAGAACCACCCAGAGCTCCTGGTGGCCCATGCCTACACTCGGTATTTGGGAGACCTGTCAGGGGGGCAGGTGCTGAAGAAAATTGCCCAAAAGGCCCTCCAGCTTCCCAGCACTGGAGAAGGGCTGGCTTTCTTCACATTCGATGGAGTCTCCAACGCCACCAAGTTCAAGCAGCTCTACCGTTCCCGCATGAATGCCCTCGAGATGGATCATGCCACTAAGAAAAGAGTCTTGGAGGAGGCCAAGAAAGCATTCCTGCTAAATATACAGGTGAGTAACAaccagccagccctgcctgcccacaCCCTCTCTCAAACAACATAACAGCTTACAGGGGAAAGGCAAAACCGGCATATCTGCTGTGGAGTTTATGAGAAGTTGTAGATTAGGCCAAGCTAGTCAGAGTTGCATGGCTACATTTGTCCAGCCTAGTAAAAGGCTGGTCTCTGAAaaactctcctccttccc
Encoded here:
- the HMOX1 gene encoding heme oxygenase 1, with product METSQTHSSESLSKDLSELMKEATKEVHEQAENTPFMKNFQKGQVSLQEFKLVTASLYFIYSALEEEIERNKNNPVYAPVYFPAELHRKAALEEDLEYFYGSNWREEIPCPEATKKYVERLHYVGKNHPELLVAHAYTRYLGDLSGGQVLKKIAQKALQLPSTGEGLAFFTFDGVSNATKFKQLYRSRMNALEMDHATKKRVLEEAKKAFLLNIQVFEALQELVSKGQENGHPVQPTAELRTRNINRSYEHGPVPGKETERTQRKHTDMMPSTPLVRWILALGFLATTVAVGLFAM